From the Winogradskyella forsetii genome, the window TCGAAAGATGATAAAAATTCATAAATCTGATTTATAGTGTAATCTGCGAATGGATTACTCCTATCTTTAGGCTTAAAATTATCTGGCATTCTTGGCAATCCCGAAGTATGTGATGCCAAATCCTTCAACGTAATTGCTTTCTCATTTCCAGTTGGCACATTCACAAATGAAGGTAAATATTTTGAAATTGGATCTGTTAGTTTCATGTTGCCCTTTAGGACTTCATCAGCCAGCATGATTGTCGTAAATACTTTTGATATCGAACCTATTTCATATATCGTATTTTCATCAACAGGTTGTCCGTTTTCCAATAATGTATTGCCATAATTGAAATAAACAACCTTTTCGCCTTTAATATAGGCCATGGCAATACTTGGATTAAACCCTTGGTCAACTCGTTCTTGAATATGAGTTTTAACATCTGCTGGGATCGTTAAATCTTGTGCAATCGTAAATTGAAATGCGGTTAATGCAATGAAGAATAGATATAAATTTTTCATGATGTGAAGGTTTAGTTATAAGACTACAAAGCTATTTTTAAGTTACATTATTCTTAGTATTTAAGACTACGATTTAAAAAACTTGTCCTGTTTAGAATATGCTATCTCATTAAAGTCTAAAACTACTATGCTCGCCAAGGTATAATCTTGACCAGTTGAATGTTCGCTTTTAAATCCCACACAAAAAATTCCTGCTGAATGTGCGGCTTTTATGCCATTAGTTGAATCCTCAATAACCATACATTCCGATTCATCAAAACCAGTATGCTTTGCGGCTTTGATAAAGATTTCCGGATGTGGTTTAGACTTCTTTAGATCTGCTCCACTAAATTTTCCAACGAAGTATTGATTCAAATCAAAACGATCAAAAATGCGCTCTATATTTGGCATGGAAGCTGAAGACGCCACAACCAATTTTAAACCGTTGGCATGATAATCTTTAATACGCTCTAAAACGCCATCAATTAAAACCAAACCAGAATCATTTTCAAATAAATATTTAAAGTGTTTTCTTTTAATATTGACTAAAGTTTCAGGTGCTTCAGTCAAACTAAAATGATCGACTAAGCGCTTGCAGATATTGATAGTGGATTGCCCAGTAAAGGATTCGTAAAGTGTATCATTGACTTCAATATTTACATCCTCAAACATTTGATAGTAGGCTTTGCGATGCAATGGTTCTGTGTCCACAATGACACCATCCATATCAAATAAAACGGCTTTTAGCATAGGTTTTTTTTGTTTTAGCGAAATTAAAAAAGTATATGCTTAAACCTATTCAAATCCAAAAAAATAAAATCCCAAAATCCAATAATGGGTTAAGGAGTCATAATTGAATTCTTGATTATAATAATGCTTAGCTTTGCATTGTACATATTTATTAACAAATAAAAAGATTACCGCTTTTGCGGCAACTAATGATGGCAAAAAAGGGAAAAGAGAAAAATACCAATAACAAAGCCAAACACAGTAAACTAATCGCTCAGAAAAAGAATAAGATAAAATCAAAAGATGCTGAGCGCAAAGCGCGTTTGAAGGCTATTGTTGAATTGGCTAATGCTAAAAAAGAAAACGGTAATTAGAGTTTCAAAACCCCGTGTTTTTGACTTCGTTATAGCTTAGTTTTTTTTCCTATGTTCATTTTGTGTTGATACAAAACGAACCAAAAAATCAAAACGATTTGTTAGGAAATTGCAAAGCACCATTCGCTAATACTTTAATAATCAGGATTCTTTATAGAATTACTTATCCATTCCTAGATTTAGTAAATCAACACTATTCATTGCTCATTATTTCTGAAAATCGTTGAGTCCGACTTTGTCGGAACTAGGTGCGCGATAGAACCTAAAAATTTGTGAGTACCTTTTTAATATCGCACGAAACTGAAACATTCGTCATTGCCATTGAAGAAGATTCTCTAAGTTGAAGTAAACATAAAAAATGCAAAAATCATAAATCTCAATCAGTTAATACAACATACTAATTTATACTGTTTTGGAATTTAGTTGTTGTAATTTGGAATTTTTGTCTATAGTCTTTATTCAATTCTCTTAATTCTTAATTCTTCATTTTTAATTATTCATTATTCATTTTAATTCTTAGTTTCTTTACAAAACATTATCCATAATATCCTGAACCACTTCAGGATTCAACAAAGTACTGGTATCACCCAGTTGATCAGTTTCATTCGCCGCAATTTTTCTTAAAATTCGACGCATAATCTTACCTGATCTTGTTTTTGGCAAACCTTCCGTAAACTGAATTTTATCGAGTTTGGCAATTGGACCAATTCGGTCCGTGATGAGCTGGTTGATTTCTTTTCTAAGATTGTCATGATTTCTACTTTCCCCAACATCCTTCAACGTGACATAACCATATAGTGCATTTCCTTTGACGTCATGTGGAAATCCAACGATGGCAGATTCCGAAACTGCTGGATGCTCGTTAATAGCATCTTCAATTGGTGCGGTTCCTAAATTATGTCCAGAAACAATAATGACATCATCTACTCTACCTGTGATTCTGTAATAACCAACTTCATCTCGCAACGCGCCATCTCCTGTAAAATACATATTTTCGTACGCCGAAAAATAGGTGTCAATATAGCGCTGATGATTTCCCCAAATCGTTCTTGCCATTGAAGGCCAAGGAAATTTAATACATAATCGTCCTTCTACTTGATTGCCTTTCAGCTCTTTTCCATTTTCGTCCATTAAAGCCGGTTGAATTCCTATAAAAGGCAGCGTAGCATAAGTCGGTTTCGTTGGTGTTGAAAACGGAATTGGAGTAATCATAATCCCTCCTGTTTCGGTTTGCCACCACGTATCTACTATCGGACTTTTCTTTTTTCCTATGTTTTCATCGTACCAATGCCAAGCTTCTTCATTGATGGGTTCTCCAACCGATCCTAAAACTTTTAGTGAGGATAAATCATATTTTTCAACAAATTCCGATCCTTGTTTTGCTAAAGCTCTAATCGCTGTTGGTGCGGTATAAAATTGTGTTATTTTATGTTTTTCAACAATATCCCAAAAACGTCCGTAATCAGGATAACTCGGTACACCTTCGAACATTACAGAGGTTGCTCCATTCACTAAAGGCCCATAAACTATATAGCTGTGACCTGTAATCCAACCAATATCGGCCGTACACCAATAGATATCATCCTCTCGATATTGAAACACATTTTTAAAGGTGTAAGCGGTATAGACCATATATCCTCCAACGGTATGAACCATACCTTTTGGTTTTCCTGTGGAACCAGAGGTATAAAGAATAAATAAAGGATCTTCTGCATCCA encodes:
- a CDS encoding HAD family hydrolase, with translation MLKAVLFDMDGVIVDTEPLHRKAYYQMFEDVNIEVNDTLYESFTGQSTINICKRLVDHFSLTEAPETLVNIKRKHFKYLFENDSGLVLIDGVLERIKDYHANGLKLVVASSASMPNIERIFDRFDLNQYFVGKFSGADLKKSKPHPEIFIKAAKHTGFDESECMVIEDSTNGIKAAHSAGIFCVGFKSEHSTGQDYTLASIVVLDFNEIAYSKQDKFFKS
- the acs gene encoding acetate--CoA ligase codes for the protein MQKMSNYHIKQFEEYFQVYRKSVRNPEQFWEEIAEEHFVWRKKWSNVLSYDFKNAKFKWFEDAKVNITENCLDRHLHTRRDKTAILFEPNNPEEEAEHISYKQLHERVCKLANVLKDKGIKKDDVVCIYLPMIPELAISVLACARIGAIHSVVFAGFSSTAVSSRINDCNAKMVITSDGSYRGAKTIDLKGIVDDALNDTPGIESVLVVKRINSEIRMKVGRDHWLEPLMEEAYSDCVAEIMDAEDPLFILYTSGSTGKPKGMVHTVGGYMVYTAYTFKNVFQYREDDIYWCTADIGWITGHSYIVYGPLVNGATSVMFEGVPSYPDYGRFWDIVEKHKITQFYTAPTAIRALAKQGSEFVEKYDLSSLKVLGSVGEPINEEAWHWYDENIGKKKSPIVDTWWQTETGGIMITPIPFSTPTKPTYATLPFIGIQPALMDENGKELKGNQVEGRLCIKFPWPSMARTIWGNHQRYIDTYFSAYENMYFTGDGALRDEVGYYRITGRVDDVIIVSGHNLGTAPIEDAINEHPAVSESAIVGFPHDVKGNALYGYVTLKDVGESRNHDNLRKEINQLITDRIGPIAKLDKIQFTEGLPKTRSGKIMRRILRKIAANETDQLGDTSTLLNPEVVQDIMDNVL